TTGAGGAAGCAATAAGGAGAGCGGTTGAGGAAGCGATGGATGTTATGAATTTTTTATCAGAGGTGAGCTTGGATGCAAGAGTGGAGTCGAGAGTGAGGAGTGAAGACTGGAGGTCGCTCGTAGAACTTGCGATATCGGCAATCTTAGAGTCAAGAGAGCTGAAGTTTTCGTTCACTTTCTTGTCAGTTGCGTCAAGAGCTAGAGCTAGACTAGAAACTGTCTGGAGAGAGGAAGAAAGAGAAGAATTCAAAAGTCCAACGTTCGTCGAAAGTGACTCTGCGGTTGTGGAAGCGAGAGAAGCGAGGGAGGCATTGTGTTCTCCGAGCTCGGCTGTCGAACTTGCGAGCGAGCCGATTTGACCTTGCTGTTCCTGTATAGCTTTGGTAAGGATAGAGGTGAGGTCTTCGTAGCGAACTCCGCGAGGGGTAACTCCATCTGTGTCGGTGAAGACGAGTCGGGGGTCAACTTTGACAACGTCTTCGGCAATGAGACCGACATGTTGGTCGTTGCTTCCAATGTAGCTGAAGGAGACGGGACGGAGAGCATTCACCATGTCGAGAGCGCTTAGGGAGAGCGTGCTGATGTCGTGCTTGAACCGCTCCGATGATGTGGTGCAGGTTTGGGCTCCCGTGTTGACTTGGACTTCATTTTGAGCACTCAAACAGAGAGCTGAACCTGATGTGGTTTCCGCGGTCAGGCCGTCAAAGGCGACGGTGCCGGTGACGGAGAGTTTACGCCAAGGGGAGGTAGTGGCGATGCCAACGTTGCCAGTTGGAAATAGTACATTTCCAGCTGATGTTTGATTTATATCAATGTAAGAAACTGTTCCTGCAGCGTTTCTGACTAGGAATCCACCACTATCAAATGCAAAGGCACCAGAGGTAACCAATTTTCCATTTGCCCCACCTGTGCTCATAAGTTGTGGCCCACCATCAATAAGAAACCCTTGATTGTTAACTGCGGGCATATTGATACTTCCATTCACAGTTAACTTTTGGGTTGGAGTTGTCGTGCCGATGCCGACACTGCCTGTATTTCTTATTACAAAATCAGATGAGGCGGCAAAACCTGTATTATCCATGGTGCCAGTAGTTTGAATTTTGAAACCAACGAAATTTCTTTGGTATCCCAACTGAACTGACCCTTGATCTACCGTAAACTTTGCTAACGCTGCAGTAACTGAACTCCCTCCTGTCCCTTGGATTAAAGCCTGAGGAGTTGATCCTATATTATTTAAATGCAAAAGAGCTGAGGGAGTTGTCGTTCCAATCCCGACGTTACCAGAGGTATCTATTCGCATTCTTTCTCCATTCACTCCTGAAAATATATACCCATTCGCTCCACTTTGATTACCAAAAAATTCCAAATAACCTGTATTTGCTATTCTACTAATATCGTAGGTAAATGTGGGGCCACCACCTCCGTTTCCGACTCTTAATTGCTTTCTGTCAAAGCTGGCATTCGAAAGTGGTCCGATCTCAAGCATGGTCTGTGGATTTGTCGTCCCCACCCCCACATTCCCACTATCCAAAATCGTGAACAAAGGACTGTTGCTGGAATTCGTCGTCTGGAAATTTATGCCTGTGGTCAAACCCGCACCTTTCACGGAAAGTTTCGCGAATGGTGAAGTGGTCCCGATTCCTACATTGCCTCCATTCAATACAACTAATTTAGAATCTGCATACAAATAATCATCACTTGAATTTAAGGCGGCCATCACTAAATTAGCATTGCCTGCAGCATTGAGAGATTGGTACTGTTGCGTGTTTGGTACTCGAATACTTCCTCCGAATAGGACTCTGCCGTCGACTGACGTGGTAATAGTGTTTTGTGGAGTTCCATCTTGAAGAACGAACATCGAAGTGTTGGCTCCAACACCCATAGCTAACCCAGAAGTTCCCGCAAACATAGTAAACGACTTCCCACCCACTCCCGTATTGGTAATCTTAAGGGCTGGAGAGACAGTGCCAGAAATTTCTAAAAGTTGGGTAGGATTGCTTGTTCCAATGCCGACTCTGCCTAAATTATTTATTTTCATCATGGGGCCTGTTGCATTCGCAATGCTCAAAAGATCGCCCCCGTTTCCATTCGACCAGGCACTAAGCATACTTAATGAAGTGAACCCGACAGCGGGAGAGTTGTTAATGCTGATTGCTCCCTTATTTACACTGCCCGGACCAGTATCGATGTTAAGTACGTTTACCCCCGCAGGACCTCCAATCCCCACATTCCCCGATGTCGCCAAAAAGATTGACGATGTCGCGGTCAAGGTTGTTCCGTTCGCCGAGTAGTAAGGAATTTGTCCTGTCGTTCCGCTTCCAACTGCACCACCCAAACAACTCGTGCCGTCGATTGAGAAGCAAGGTGACGTTATTCCTCCCGCAAAAGTTGAAGTGGCATTTGAAGAAGTGGCGGTAAACGAACCCGCAAGAGCATTTGTGCCCAAGTCTGACGAGCCGTTGACGGACAATTTTCTCCACGGTGAAGTGGTGCCAATCCCGACGTTGCCTGTGAAATTAACACGCATGACTTCGGAAGATGAAGTTGCATTATTTGCCGTGTTGAAAGTTAGAGCTCCTGAAATACCACTTGCGCCTCCTACAATTTTGGTGGCAATTATTGAAGCAAGTTCAGTTTGCACGCCGCCAGTATCAAGAAGGCCCCCAAAAGAAATCCTTACACCGCTTCCGAGCGAGGTGGAGTTGTTCGCCAAAATAAGAGGCGTTGTCGGCACTAATGCGACAGAGTTAAATATCGAAACAGTGTCACTGACAACTCCATTTGACGACCCAAAGTTAACAGCTTTGTTTGAATTTGCAGTGTTTGGTGAAGAAATCGAGAAGGTATCCGAGGAATCTCCCACTTGCCGTATCCCAAATGCTCCTAAACCATTAAATCCAAATTGATAGGAAGCATTCGCTGCGTTCGCTCTCTGGAACGCCATATATCCAGTAGCCCCACCGCTTGAGCCAATCCTAAGCCTCATAAGTTCTCCTTGTGCAGCGGTATCAATAGTTTTCCCGATACCCAAACTGCCATTGATATCCGTGAGGAAACTCGGGTTAGTCAAGCCAATCCCTACATTCCCTCCTCCTGTGGCAAATGTTGCGCCCCCCGCAAAAGTCGAGGTCGCCGTTGTTGAAGTGGCATTGAAATATTCTGCAACTACAGGACCGACGACGGAAAGTTTTGCGAAAGGCGAAGTGGTGCCAATGCCGACGTTGCCATTCGATAATATTCTCATCCTTTCTGTGTTGTTGGTTGCAAAAAGCATTGGGTTCGCCCCGTTTGTTTTAAGAATCAGATTATTGGTTGCGGCCACTTGGGCAGTATCAAAGTTACTAAGGCCAAAAATCGTGCCGGAATTTGTCGCTGACCCCTGTAAAATAGACACGCTCGCATTACCACCTCCACTAGAATTATAAAGCGATAGTGCTGAATATCCACCAGCTCCCGCGTTATACACCTCAATGCCTCCGAAACTCGTGTTGTTGGCTTTTATAACAACTGCCGTTCCTGAAAACACAGGACCTCCATAACCGCCTACATCAAGAAGAGCTTGAGGACTCACCGTTCCAATCCCAACTCTCCCATTCTGCGCCAAAAAGATTGACGATGTCGCTGTCAACGTCGTTCCGTTCGCCGCGTAGTAAGGAAACTGTCCCGTCGTTCCGCTTCCAACCGCGCCACCCAAGCAACTCGTGCCGTCGATTGAGAAACATGATGCTCTTATGCCTCCGGCAAAAGTCGAGGTCGCCGTTGTCGAAGTGGCATTGAAATATTCTGCAACTACAGGACCGACGACAGAAAGTTTCGCGAAAGGCGAAGTGGTGCCGATCCCGACGTTGCCATTATTAAGAATAGTGAGGAGTGCTGTTCCATCAATATTTACACGTCCAGTTGAAGATCCTTTAGCAATCTGGAATATACCAGTTCCATCATTGTCACTGTCTATTGCAATTTGCAGGTTGCTCACCGCTGAGATGTTTTGTCCTCCCGTAAATGTTTGGCCCACGCGCATTTTCGATACTCCAGTTTCTAATGATTCAAAATATGCGGACTGCCCAGACATCGAATCAACGACTATGCGTGGACCTCCCAACGAGTCGAACTGTGCTCGTATCTGACCTAGACCTGTATCCAGGGAACGGAAAACAGCAGCGGCACCGCCAGAGAGATTTGTATTGGTAAAGCGAGCAACCCCCCCCGCACCTCCGTCTGCCTCAACGTCCAACTTAAAAGTAGGAGACGTCGTTCCAATCCCCACACTCCCACTATCCAAAATAGTAAACAGCGGACTGTCGCTGGAATTCGTCGTCTGGAAATTTACTCCTGTCGTCAAACCCGCACCTTTCACGGAAAGTTTTGCCAGTGGAGAAGTAGAGCCGATACCAACATTCCCATTCTGCGCCAGAAAGATTGACGAAGTCGCGGTCAACGTCGTTCCGTTCGCCGCGTAGTAAGGAAACTGTCCCGTCGTTCCGCTTCCAACTGCGCCACCCAAACAACTCGTGCCGTCGATTGAGAAACATGAGGCTCTTATGCCTCCAGCAAAAGTTGAAGTGGCATTTGAAGAAGTTGCGGTAAATGAACCCGCAAGAGCGTTCGTGCCCAAGTCTGATGAGCCTTTTACGGAGAGCGTGCGCCATGGAGAAGTGGTCCCGATACCGACGTTGCCATCATTCCTCACTGTAAACAGATTGGTGTTTGCGCTGTTGTCCACGCGAAAGGCGTTGGTTGCCGATGTCGCTCCCGTTCCTCGAATGTGAAGTCGCGCAGAAGGAGCTATGGTGCCAAAACCATGTAATGTCGCGCCACCATTTGCGCCATCAGTATCAAATCCATATACGTATGAGTCACTTGCTGAAATCGCAGTGTTCGATCCAAATACTGCAGATCGAGCGCCGGATACATTAAGAGCCGCTCCAAATCCTATCGAGTCTGCGTTAGAGATAATCGAATTTCTCCCTACGACTACCGCACTTGAGCTACTTGCAGTTGCTTGTGCGCCCGACCCTATGACAACTGATCGAAATCCTCGTGATTGAGCGGCATATCCAACAAGCACTGTATCGGATTCAGCACTAACTGCTGTCGCACCGATAACAATATTTTTAGGCTGGTCAGCTAGAGATTTTACACCATAGCCTATCAATACATTGAAATATGAGTTGCCCGTCGCCACAGTTTCAATATTATTCCCTAACAGTACTGATACTCCTAAACCTGTTCCCGTAATTATATTATTACCGATGACGAGATTATCGTCACCAGGGTGGGAGGGATAAGGTTGATTAGATATTACTATTGAATTATCAACGCTCGAAGCTTGAAGACTCTGTTGACCGACAATACTTAGTTGTTGGGTCGGCGTCGTCGTCCCAATCCCCACATTCCCCGATGTCGCCAAAAAGATTGACGATGTCGCTGTCAACGTCGTGCCGTTCCCCGCGTAGTAAGGAAACTGTCCCGTCGTTCCGCTTCCAACTGCGCCACCCAAACAACTCGTGCCGTCGATTGAGAAACAAGGTGACGTTATTCCTCCCGCAAACGTCGAGGTCGCCGTTGTCGAAGTGGCATTAAAATATTCTGCAACAACTGCACCGACTACAGAAAGTTTGGCGAAAGGTGAGGTGGTGCCAATGCCAACATTGCCCGCATTGTAAAATATGTTTGAGCCGGAAGTCGTCCACTGGCTTCCAATAAAGGGCGAACCGTTCTGGAGAAATGTTCCATTGAAGTTGAGATTTCCTCCGACGGACAGATTGCCTGCGAATGTTGAAGTGGCAGCTGTAGAGGTCGCCGTCAAGTATGCAACGGTCGGAGAAGACGAAGCTAAGAGCGCTCCTGTGCCTCCGCTTGAAAACAGCCAACCCTGTCCGAATGAAGTCGCGCCGGTGCCACCGTTAGCAATACCGAGAGTTCCGGAGACGCTAGCGAGATTCGAGGTAATGTTCAGCGATGAAGTCGCTACAAGGTCATATCCTCCGGATGCATTTCCAAGAAGAAGCTGTCCGAGTGAGGGAGGAGTAGAAGTTCCAGTGCCTCCATAGAGCACTCCGATTGATGTGGTGGCAGAGACTGTGCCGTTATTGGCTTGAAGAGGTCCGTTCAATGCATCAATGGAGAGTCCTCCGTTCATTGTTTGCAGAGCAGTGAAGGTGTTGGCCGTGTACGTCTTGGGAATAGTAGTTGAGCCGTTCACGAAAGAATTGACGAGAGTATTGGAAAAGAAAAGATTGGTGGAACCTTGGACGAGATTGTCAGAATTAATGTTGAGAGAAGAAGTTGCAACAGCTCCCACGAGACCGTTCGTGCCAAAGAGAAGTCCGTTCAATGTGTCCAAGGTAGTATTCCCTGTTACGGCAAAGTCTCCACCGATGGTCTGGCCACCTGTCACAAGAGAGCCGAAGCGAGCAGTGCCATCTACATCAAGGTCAAATTGGGGAGTAGTGGTGCCAATGCCTACGCGGTGGTTCACTGAATCAATGAAGAGCGTATCGGTGTCGAAGGTGGAATTTCCTGCAAAGGTGGATGT
The sequence above is a segment of the Candidatus Taylorbacteria bacterium genome. Coding sequences within it:
- a CDS encoding tail fiber domain-containing protein → MRRRLQNTAGGFSTIFSFLVFGATCCISLFSYSLQEGYLTSVLTALPSPLGIHVANGEGNYAASVADAALSPQSLSLSSPPITQNPIYVPQFNLEEVTESYATYLNALYVSLQNQFTTLSHLAIIETAPVASFVSTFDNPREKINSTVLSEDIPADSSLASLPLADASLASVPLALADISLSDTASQPARLSWWQKFRCVIDPFVPWATPSYCPKKSEPNVSITTITNSVASVTNSVATVTDSLSLTLLNWWQKLRCFVDPFMPGATPAYCPKPTVQITPAPISSPTPSPLFSLFQNNPSTTNITQNPTYYTTYTTQGVPQSYVDALFTNLQNQLYGLALHESLQTDRIFDSIRRSNSSSDSNSNSNNGTFTNPTITGATITNSTFSGSELTINGTSTFAGNSTFDTDTLFIDSVNHRVGIGTTTPQFDLDVDGTARFGSLVTGGQTIGGDFAVTGNTTLDTLNGLLFGTNGLVGAVATSSLNINSDNLVQGSTNLFFSNTLVNSFVNGSTTIPKTYTANTFTALQTMNGGLSIDALNGPLQANNGTVSATTSIGVLYGGTGTSTPPSLGQLLLGNASGGYDLVATSSLNITSNLASVSGTLGIANGGTGATSFGQGWLFSSGGTGALLASSSPTVAYLTATSTAATSTFAGNLSVGGNLNFNGTFLQNGSPFIGSQWTTSGSNIFYNAGNVGIGTTSPFAKLSVVGAVVAEYFNATSTTATSTFAGGITSPCFSIDGTSCLGGAVGSGTTGQFPYYAGNGTTLTATSSIFLATSGNVGIGTTTPTQQLSIVGQQSLQASSVDNSIVISNQPYPSHPGDDNLVIGNNIITGTGLGVSVLLGNNIETVATGNSYFNVLIGYGVKSLADQPKNIVIGATAVSAESDTVLVGYAAQSRGFRSVVIGSGAQATASSSSAVVVGRNSIISNADSIGFGAALNVSGARSAVFGSNTAISASDSYVYGFDTDGANGGATLHGFGTIAPSARLHIRGTGATSATNAFRVDNSANTNLFTVRNDGNVGIGTTSPWRTLSVKGSSDLGTNALAGSFTATSSNATSTFAGGIRASCFSIDGTSCLGGAVGSGTTGQFPYYAANGTTLTATSSIFLAQNGNVGIGSTSPLAKLSVKGAGLTTGVNFQTTNSSDSPLFTILDSGSVGIGTTSPTFKLDVEADGGAGGVARFTNTNLSGGAAAVFRSLDTGLGQIRAQFDSLGGPRIVVDSMSGQSAYFESLETGVSKMRVGQTFTGGQNISAVSNLQIAIDSDNDGTGIFQIAKGSSTGRVNIDGTALLTILNNGNVGIGTTSPFAKLSVVGPVVAEYFNATSTTATSTFAGGIRASCFSIDGTSCLGGAVGSGTTGQFPYYAANGTTLTATSSIFLAQNGRVGIGTVSPQALLDVGGYGGPVFSGTAVVIKANNTSFGGIEVYNAGAGGYSALSLYNSSGGGNASVSILQGSATNSGTIFGLSNFDTAQVAATNNLILKTNGANPMLFATNNTERMRILSNGNVGIGTTSPFAKLSVVGPVVAEYFNATSTTATSTFAGGATFATGGGNVGIGLTNPSFLTDINGSLGIGKTIDTAAQGELMRLRIGSSGGATGYMAFQRANAANASYQFGFNGLGAFGIRQVGDSSDTFSISSPNTANSNKAVNFGSSNGVVSDTVSIFNSVALVPTTPLILANNSTSLGSGVRISFGGLLDTGGVQTELASIIATKIVGGASGISGALTFNTANNATSSSEVMRVNFTGNVGIGTTSPWRKLSVNGSSDLGTNALAGSFTATSSNATSTFAGGITSPCFSIDGTSCLGGAVGSGTTGQIPYYSANGTTLTATSSIFLATSGNVGIGGPAGVNVLNIDTGPGSVNKGAISINNSPAVGFTSLSMLSAWSNGNGGDLLSIANATGPMMKINNLGRVGIGTSNPTQLLEISGTVSPALKITNTGVGGKSFTMFAGTSGLAMGVGANTSMFVLQDGTPQNTITTSVDGRVLFGGSIRVPNTQQYQSLNAAGNANLVMAALNSSDDYLYADSKLVVLNGGNVGIGTTSPFAKLSVKGAGLTTGINFQTTNSSNSPLFTILDSGNVGVGTTNPQTMLEIGPLSNASFDRKQLRVGNGGGGPTFTYDISRIANTGYLEFFGNQSGANGYIFSGVNGERMRIDTSGNVGIGTTTPSALLHLNNIGSTPQALIQGTGGSSVTAALAKFTVDQGSVQLGYQRNFVGFKIQTTGTMDNTGFAASSDFVIRNTGSVGIGTTTPTQKLTVNGSINMPAVNNQGFLIDGGPQLMSTGGANGKLVTSGAFAFDSGGFLVRNAAGTVSYIDINQTSAGNVLFPTGNVGIATTSPWRKLSVTGTVAFDGLTAETTSGSALCLSAQNEVQVNTGAQTCTTSSERFKHDISTLSLSALDMVNALRPVSFSYIGSNDQHVGLIAEDVVKVDPRLVFTDTDGVTPRGVRYEDLTSILTKAIQEQQGQIGSLASSTAELGEHNASLASLASTTAESLSTNVGLLNSSLSSSLQTVSSLALALDATDKKVNENFSSLDSKIADIASSTSDLQSSLLTLDSTLASKLTSDKKFITSIASSTALLIASSTADTLASSSPSFITRVASAVQELVQSAGEWVVAKVTSALGIFGRLETDEIQVGSKEKPSGITLFDEATGDPYCLKIVHGETKTSEGQCESMVTTAPEIPVETSPSDISVPSLPTTPTASSTTSLEIHVPALSPTSTSTASSTPSSDSEAPDDTSVISSSTPSTLGVPEPEPETDIPSTSPEDLEGETPLLPSVDVPPESEMSSDAVPGQ